TTTACCTTGTGTATTCTAAATGCTTTATACAAATTTTTCCAACACACATGTTGCCATATTAAAAGATTATTCGATGATACATTCCTTTGGAAAAGATTGTTTCTGAACTTTTGATTTTGTTCTTGCAAgtcatttataatatttgttatccTAAAATATTTGTCTCTAAATGTAAAATATTGTTATATGAAAAAGAGACTATATAGTAAATGAGCTTTGTTAAATTAAAGTACGTAGATAGAGATTATATATtatccaacttcaaattcaattgTTCACGTACAAATGAATTAAATTGACTTTATATTTATAGAAAAAGTAGTTGTGAGACATTAGAGGAAGCAAGTACAAAGCTTCTTTGAAGCTGCTTGCTTGGGTTACTTAAGATTTTATAGCTGAAGTGATTTATGAACAACCTGTTTAAGTTACTTCCAGTCTTCTTGCTTGAACTAGTTGCAAGTTGTTTGCAAGTGTGAGGAAGTTGCTGTAAGGCTTTTTAGAAAGCTGCTTGCAAGCTGGTACGAGTAGTCTACCAagttagggacctggtccctaccTAACGTATTCGGTAAGAATAAACTAGAAGTACAATGTAAAGAAATaatgcatacacagtatttacgTGGAAGCCTCCTTACTTAAGAGAATAAAACCACGACCTACCGCGTAGAATTTCCAATCACTTCACTATCTTCAAGTAACTTGAATACATACTCCATAGTTCAAGGATTAACATCTTAATCCACAACAACTTGCAATAGCTCTATTACAAGACTCCACAACAATAGCTTTATTGCTAACACTAAaacaactaactctaactaaatcAATCACTGGCTAACTCTAGCCTCAAATATCAGCTAACTCTAGCAGGCTCAACACACACAAATAGAACAACAATGAGAAACCTACAATCTATGGACTAGAGAAGTAGGATGAGCGTTTACAAATCACTAaacaaagactcaaatacaaaACAAACTTCAGACAAAAATAATGAATGAGTAGGTCCCTGTTGCAAGTGAGACTTTGCTTCAAAGATTTGCTTCAAGAGAGATTGAATGTTCTTTGCATATGAGAACTTAGTTTTTCTTGTCGTAACATGTTGAATATATATGGGACAAGAAAACTTAGGACTCTTTTGATTAGTGGGGGCAAAAAAGTGCTGAAGCTTTGCCACCAACTTACTGCCACTCGGTACTATATCCAACTGTATGCTAACTTGATACACAACACATCGATCCGACGAACTTGATCCCTGAATAGTTTCAACTTCATTATCAAAAGTGTTATGCATGACTCCATGAAAATTAGATCCCAAGATTGATTTGTCAATCATTAAAACAAAAAACCTAACACTGTCTTATCTACTTAGTATACTCGAAACccatctattttaaaaaaaaattgcttaaTAGACATCCACAATATGCTTTGTATATATAACAAATACTCTTGACATTTTTGCTTTTGAACAAaagtcattttattatttcacaaTTATCAGATTACCTCTACTATTAGATtttaatactaaaatattttatcaatatgGAATAACTCTTCCATTTATTAATCCTGTCACTCTCCAACCAACAACCATGATGAAAACCGccaaaaaagtaaaagtaaaatattaCTACTACTTGCTAGTATTAGCCATCAATCATATTGAGAAGCAAAACGACAAAACGTAACGccttattatgatattagtgatgGAACCACACAATTTGAAGTCAATTTGTGTTTTAAAATCTACATGGCCAACGGAGTCGACAACATCTCCGACGCCGAGACCCCGTTTCTCGGCGACGTCGTTGAAGGCTCCGTTGACTATAAGGGTAACCCGGTGACCCGATCCAAATCCGGTGGATGGAGATCCGCATCTTTCATCATAGGTAAATACTTCTTGAGTTTAACAATGTAAAacaaatttttgaatcttgtggtgtgGTGGTAATTAATGATAATGTCAAATGTGAAATCTTTTTTGAAAAGGACTAGGAAGGAAAGTAGATGAAGAACAAATTGAAACGGGGAGTACTTAATTGTCTATAATTTTGGTATATGATTGCAATTTTAGCATCTGTGTTTTCTTTCTAAAATGGGATATTTGACCGTTATGTATATTCAAATATTTCTGCAATTTTTGCTTCTGGGGTGTCTTAAAAACTGTTTTTTTTCAGTATTAAATCATTCTGCAACTGCAAGTCGTGTTTTCTTAAGAATTAGACTTTTGTTTCAACTTGTTCTAAtgatattcattttttttctacaatTTTAGCTGCTGAATTGTCTCAAAGTTTGATTCGTTGTCCTCTACTGCTgttgatttttcaaatctttaTGCATTTTAGCTGCTTGTTGTTTTAACTACTGATTTTTGCCTGCTATTTTATGGattttcaattctttctgcaattATAGCATTTGTATCCAGGGCCAGGTAGCGCTGACGGGTTTATCCAAGCCCCCTATGGCGAGAAATTTCGctatttatacatggttaaaattatttttgtatgtatatatagcaGATGCTGAACCAGGCGAAAAATTACACTGTTTATAcatggttaatttttttttttatgtatatatagtagatgttgaatcctTTTTGGCTTCTTCGTCTGTTTACTTCTTCATTTTTTGAATCCCCTTAGTGAAAATCCTCAAATGGAGCGAGATGAATATTAAGAATGCATATAATTGATCTTAGCTATTGGGGATTGAGGCGTTATATTGTTTTGATTATAGTTGTTGCTTATTTTCAAAATCTGTCCACACGAATTTAGCTGTTGGGTTTAAAACTTGATTATTTTCTTCCTGTCTTATAGGCGTGGAGGTTGCAGAGAGATTTGCATATTATGGGATAAGTTCAAACCTAATAAGCTACCTAACGGGGCCACTAGGCCAGTCAGTTGCCATGGCAGCGGAGAATGTAAATGCTTGGAGTGGAACGGCATCGCTTCTTCCACTTTTGGGTGCATTTATTGCTGATTCATATCTTGGTCGGTATCGGACCATTATGATCTCCTCTTTGCTCTACATTCTGGTTAGTACTCAGTTCAGGTGACATGCTTGTACTTTGGTTTTCCCCACTTATGCTATAATAGGTTGTGGAAGTGCTTTGCTGATAGGCTTTGACCCTCTTGGCCAAGGCGGATCACAATTTTAAGTCGGTGGTTGTAGGAATCTGGACCCATTCCTCTATTGTGACATTGAGTGCACACAAAGTAGACACACAGATACATACATAGGTGAGGCGAAAGTAGTGGGTTTGCCAACACCAGATGTGAAAGTAATGAATACGCCTATGTCTCTTGGGACTTGGTTGAAATTAAAACTTGTTCTTAGAATATCAGGATAAAAAAGGTTACTTGAAAGTTTGAGCTTTTAGGGCCTAAGTTCTATTGGCTTTTCTGGAGATTTGTAGTCGATTTCCATTGAGGTTTAACTGAATACTTATGAATTTGTACTAGGTAGCAATTTCAGTGCGATTAGGCAGTTTTGATTCATGGGTTAATGATGACCAGACTTTGGCTTTAGTACATTGTCCTGCTTCTTTAGAGAACATTATTAGCAAGTTGTGTGATGTGCCAAACATCGCTTACTGATGTTTATTATTGAGGAATATATCAATAGATGCAAAATTTTTATGTGCTTGGCGTTGCAAAGTTAGTTCCCATGCATCTTCATTGATGCTGTATAATTAGTAAGTCAACCATATACTATCCTGCAGGTGTAACATCCCTGACATTGTCTCTACTAGAAAGAGTAAAGTCCTCAGTTGGATATCAAACATTTCATGAAAAGCAAGTATAGCTACtgtgaagatgaagaaattgGGGAAGTACATAGCATATAAAACAAGTAGCATAAAAGTGTGGACTTCATGCAGCCAAGGtagtggcctagtggtcaatgaggCGGACGAACCTTGGAGACCCGGTTCTAATCCATCTTAGACACAAACACTAGGCTGTCtttttttcaacttcttaagcctTAGTGGACACTACAGAGTGCCCGGTACCTGTGATGATGGGAGGTTGCAGTACCCGGCAGAAAGTCGAGGTGCACACCAGCTAGCCCAGACACTAGAATTATCGAATAAAAAACTGTGCGGACTTCATGCTATCACGGGGCATTGTTATACCTTTTATTTGATAAGGTACTACTGCAATACCTTATCAAAAGTTACTACAAATGTGAAACAGCCGACAAAAGTTTGACTGTGACTATTAATAGCTTCAGATCTCAGTATCTTTTAGTAGAAGGAGCTCAGAAATTTGAATCAGATATTATAAAGTTTGCTATCTAGAAGCAGCATCTCTGTTAGAGGAAATAGACAGTTGGGTTGTTGCTTCACCTTGACCCACAATGTTCTTTTCCAAGGGGCAGTTTGGTTTAGAGAGATTAATAATGCATGGATTGTAATGTAAAGATTAGTAATGCACGGATTGTAATGCAGTTCTTATTATACGGTTATTTTATACAATACATAGTTTAAAATATGTGCTccctttatattttttaaaaaggattgtTTAAAGTGAgggttattttggtcattttggttgctttaatttatgtattactgatcCCCCTATTCTTGTTCCACTTCCTAATCCGCGTAAAATAATTCATGGATTCATGCATAATTTAtgcatattattatttatgttagcAACAAAAATGACAACCAAATGAAGTGTATAAGTAAATGCTGAAttttatccaaatataaaaaatgtAACCAAATATTTTATTGCTTATGCTGAATTTTCTTGTAATACTTGAAACCAAATGAGCACTTAAAGTATGGCTCCATGTATGCTTTCTTAATACGAAGCAGCCTCTCTTCGTCATAGTGAGAATGATAAAAACCAAAGTCGCTGCTCTATTGCGTGATTTGTTTAAGTAAGAAAATTGTCTTCGGTGAAATTTCCCTATGAGAAATCTGTAATGATGCATATGAACAGGTATTCTTCTCATTGTTGACGGTAGTACTGTCTTCTTTCTGCTTTAGcaaaaattgatttagctagTAAAACATTTTTCGTTTGTTGAACTGCAGGGACTTAGCTTCTTGACGCTTTCAACTGTCCTCCCTTTCAATAATACTGACTGCCAAGATACTGCAACATGTTCTCCTCCCAAGTtccaaattattttcttcttcttttctttgtatCTAGTAGCTATTGGACAGGGAGGGCACAAGCCTTGTGTACAAGCTTTTGGAGCGGACCAATTTGATGCTCAAGACCCAGAGGAAAGTAAAGCTAAAAGCTCATTCTTCAATTGGTGGTATTTTGGAATGTGTGGTGGGCTATTGGTAACCCTCTGGATATTGAACTACATTCAAGATAACCTTAGCTGGGGTCTGGGATTTGGAATTCCCTGTATTGTCATGGGTCTCGCGCTTGTTGTGTTCTTGCTCGGAAGCTTCACTTATCGGTTTTGCCAAAACAGTGATGAAAAGAACCCATTTCTTAGAATTGGTAATGTGTTTGTTAATGCAGCTAGGAATTGGAAAATAACCGCTTCAGCTATATCAGCGGAACAAGAAGTTCAGGGTATTCTGCCTCGTGAAGGTTCTGAACAATTCAAGTGAGCATATTTTGCTTGTTTTTTATAATTGGATGAATAAGAGGAGTTGATTTTTTATGCTTCTTCTGATAATTTGTCAAAAAATTACAGTTCTGCAATAGGTTAGGATAGCAGAAATGTTTCTGGAATGGCTTTAAAGAGTTAACAAATGCATAATATTCAGCTTGCTATTGAATGTAAAATCCCAATGCATATAAGGACAAC
The Capsicum annuum cultivar UCD-10X-F1 chromosome 6, UCD10Xv1.1, whole genome shotgun sequence DNA segment above includes these coding regions:
- the LOC107855851 gene encoding protein NRT1/ PTR FAMILY 5.10, with protein sequence MANGVDNISDAETPFLGDVVEGSVDYKGNPVTRSKSGGWRSASFIIGVEVAERFAYYGISSNLISYLTGPLGQSVAMAAENVNAWSGTASLLPLLGAFIADSYLGRYRTIMISSLLYILGLSFLTLSTVLPFNNTDCQDTATCSPPKFQIIFFFFSLYLVAIGQGGHKPCVQAFGADQFDAQDPEESKAKSSFFNWWYFGMCGGLLVTLWILNYIQDNLSWGLGFGIPCIVMGLALVVFLLGSFTYRFCQNSDEKNPFLRIGNVFVNAARNWKITASAISAEQEVQGILPREGSEQFKFLNKALVAPDGSQEDGKNCSISEVEEAKAVLRLIPIWTTCLVYAIVFSQSSTLFTKQGATLDRYLGSNFEVPAASLQSFISLSVVVFIPIYDRILVPVARAITRKPSGITMLQRIGTGIFLSILSMVIAAIVEKKRLQTAIEHGLVDMPKATVPMSICWLIPQYLLFGISDVFTMVGLQEFFYDQVPVELKSIGLSLYLSIFGIGSFLSSLLISVTENITGKDGQTSWFSDNLNRAHLDYFYWVLAVLSTIAFTAYIYFSRSYLYNKSSSL